TACGTACCTTTCGAAGTCAGGCGCCAGGTCTCTGGTCCTGACTCCTCGTGGAAACCCGCTAACGTGCAGggttgttttgaaagccaTCTCTGGGAGATCTCTGTGCTGGGTCTGCGTGAAAGTGAAGAGTTTACTGTGTTgaaactttttgatcttcaaaTGAAAGTTGTCAAAACACAGGCTAAGACACTGTTAAAGATGCCTTACCACAGATGTGACAACGCAGTGTCTTCGTAATGCCGCTATCAAGAGGCTTGGCTTGGCTTCTGAGATGCCTTGACGATTGAAAGTGTTTTTCTGTGAGGAGGCATAAACGAACGTGTTTGCAGCCTAAAACGCCGAAAATACCCAAAATGACACTTCTTCTCGGGAATGCTTCTCGGAAACAGCAAAATACGGGGCATCTGACTCTAACTTGGGCTGTTGCAATGTGCTACTAGCAAGCCTTTGGCAACTCTTCGAGGAGAGCTGCCCAGTCTCACGGAAGAAGTTTAATAACTTAACGCGCCAGACGTCATGGCGGGCAGCACGTGCGAGAACGTCACCACATACCGTGGAACTCGCTTGAGTCTCTGTGCGCTGCAAATTGATTGAGCTTATCAAATGCGGATTGGTTGTGGATCCCCTGCAGTTCGGCTTCGCAGCCTAAGACGCCCGTCACGATTGTTGCAACAGTCCCGAATGAAATTTATTGAATTTAGGTTGCAGACCAAGTTTGTTGGGACATAAAATTCTCGGGTGCCGCCCTAGCTATAGGCCCGTTGAACGTCATCAGTAGACCGGGGCCCGATTCAAAACAGATTCCAGTCGAGTGCCTGGCCCCTCTTGGTATCTCGTTAAGAGCATCAGCCATTCTTGAAATACCACGGAGCCATTGACCTTTCTGCTGAACCTCTGGGTTCGGGCTTACTTTATTGTCAGTTTATATGGACGTTTAAGCAAATTACTAGCTAGTAGAAAAACGTCGCCATTGTTGAAACGAAGCACAAGCAGAGTAGAACAACGGCGCAGTACCAAACCTAGCTAAGGTCACCCCTTCGAGTTTCGGTACGTGTATCGACCGTTTGGATGCCGAGTCCCTTTACTAAAGTTGATTGTGTGGCTACGGCGGCTAGTTggcatttttgtttttgagctcctgAGATACTCATCACCGAGCGGAGCGCTACAAAGTTGAAGGTAAAAGTAACTAATGTACGCTTGAAGAGGATGTAAGTGCAGCCTGAGGCCTGGTTCACCACGTTTCGGCGCAACACTTTCCTCAGAGCAGCAACTGTGAGCGAGTCTCAAGGAGGACATTCGCTTGGTTACAGGGAATTAACATTCGGCCACAACAACAAACGAACACCCTATTTAAAATAGGCCATGTTGCTTCCCCGCGCCCTCCCCAAAACAAGCCACGCAACCACCCGCGCCGCCTTCACACGCAGTTGGATGTTGAACCTGGGTGAGTGTAGGTAGCGCACCAGCAAAGGTTCCAGAGTCTGAAGCTCTAAGGATGCTCCAAACTGAGCTGCCACTACTATTATTGTTTACACGCGCTTTTGTTCCCGTGCGCCCTCCGACACTACTCGAACTTCATCAGAAACTCGCGAGCTGCCCATTAACATCTACTGGCACTAGGAATAGTAGTCACTGTCGCGAGGAGGCCGGGCATCCTCCCCGCCCACATGACCCAAACCCATGCAAAAACTCACGACGCAGATCTCCTCCACCGCATCCCATATCCACCGTCCACTATCGCCCCGGCCCGGAAAGCCACCCGGGCAACCCGCACGCAACTAAATGAACCCCGCGCAACGCGCCGAGCGCCGCCTGCAGCAAAACGCCCTCCGCACCAATCGGTCTCAATCGCGGCTTCTCCGATCGCTTCGTGCCAAAGTgcacatttttcaaaatgtcgAAAATGGCCCGCGACGCGACTTAGACTGTGTTTCCCAGAGCCGCTCGAAAGCGAAGCGCCGGACCTAACAGCGACATCAATTTCGGTGATCCATCAGGAACTCCCAACCTTTATCGGGACTCAACCGGGCGCTCACAGTTCTGCCCTTTGAATTAGTAGATCAGAGTCAGTGACTCAATAATTGTTAACTCATTAACTCATGCGCTCATCGCTGAGTTCATCGCGCATCAGAAAAAAGTATATAAGCTGGATAAgaaagaaaatttttgattaaTTATCAAAACCTGGGAATGAGTAGAAAGAAGAGCATCAGTAGTGGTTCTTGATCCGCATCTCAAATTAGCTTGTTGGCCAGGAAGACCTGCTaatttctgaaagaagaaagatcCCTGTAAAGTGTTTTCGTGGCGCGTTAAGTCATTATTCAAGAACTAGAGATGTCCGACGTTGAACAAGTGTCAAGCGTTTTTGACACCATCTTGGTGCTGGACTTTGGGTCTCAGTACTCCCACCTTATTACCAGAAGACTCAGAGAGTTCAACGTGTACGCCGAAATGCTGCCATGCACGCAGAAAATCTCAGAGCTGGGCTGGAAGCCAAAAGGTGTTATCCTGTCGGGCGGTCCATACTCCGTGTACGCCGAGGACGCTCCACACGTCGACATGGACGTGTTCAAGCTGGATGTCCCTATCTTGGGGATTTGCTACGGTATGCAGGAGCTGGCGTGGATCAACGGTAAGCAGGTTGCTCGTGGTGAGAAGCGTGAGTACGGGCCCGCGACCTTGAAGGTCGAGGACGCATCCAGCCCGCTATTCGAGGGCATGGACCACTCCCGTGTCTGGATGTCGCACGGTGACAAGCTGCACGGGCTCCCAACCGGCTACAAGGTCATCGCCACCTCCGACAACTCTCCATTTTGCGGTATCACCCACGAAGAGAAGCCAATCTTCGGTATCCAGTTCCACCCAGAAGTCACTCACTCCACCCAGGGTAAGACtctgctgaagaactttgcCGTCAACATCTGCAAGGCCAACCAGAACTGGACCATGGAGAACTTTATCGACACTGAGATCAAGAGAATCAGGGAGCTGGTCGGCCCCACTGCTGAGGTCATCGGTGCTGTCTCTGGTGGTGTTGACTCCACCGTTGCTGCCAAGTTGATGACAGAGGCTATTGGTGAGAGATTTCACGCGATTCTGGTCGACAATGGTGTTCTGAGGCTAAACGAGGCCGCAAACGTCAAGAAGACTTTAGGCGAAGGTCTGAAAATCAACTTGACTGTTGTCGATGCCGCtgacgagtttttggacAAACTGAAGGGCGTCACTGACCCTGAGAAGAAGCGTAAGATCATCGGTAACACTTTCATTCACGTCTTTGAGAGAGAGGCCGCCAAGATCCAGCCAAAGAGTGGTGAGGAAATCGAGTTCTTGTTGCAAGGAACTCTGTACCCAGATGTCATTGAGTCTATTTCCTTCAAGGGTCCTTCTCAGACTATTAAAACTCACCACAACGTTGGTGGGCTGTTGGAAGACATGAAGCTCAAATTAATTGAGCCACTGAGGGAGCTGTTCAAAGACGAGGTCAGACACTTGGGTGAACTGCTTGGCATCTCCCACGAATTGGTTTGGAGACATCCTTTCCCTGGTCCAGGTATTGCCATCCGTGTTTTGGGTGAGGTTACCAGAGAGCAAGTGGAAATCGCCAGAAAGGCTGACTTCATCTACATTGAAGAGATCCGGAAGGCCGGCCTCTACAACAaaatttctcaagctttcgCCTGCTTGCTACCAGTCAAGTCCGTTGGTGTGATGGGTGACCAGAGAACCTATGAGCAGGTCATTGCTCTTAGAGCCATTGAGACCACTGATTTCATGACTGCTGACTGGTTCCCATTTGAGCacgatttcttgaagaggGTTGCTTCTAGAATTGTTAACGAGGTTGACGGTGTCGCTAGAGTTACTTATGACATCACCTCGAAGCCACCTGCTACTGTGGAGTGGGAATGAAGCCCAAGTCATCTGTTGTAATTAATATAGACTGTTCTGTAAAATTAAAAATCAATCATTCTAAGATAAAAATTCAtattcttcgaaaacatgAAAATGCGGATCAAATGAAGGGAAAGATCAAGAATTGGTGAAGCATAAAACCTTCAAATGGGTGGCACAGCAAAAGTTCTTTTGcttaaaaacaaaacttgTCCAATAGACCCTTATCAaaccatttttgaagagaatggGTTCACTCCTGTGTTTGTTCCCTTGATTGAACATAAGCACTTACCTCATGAGTGCTTAGCACTGTTCCAGGATGACAATTATCTGCGCCAGTTGCGCCATATTGTCATAAGCTCGCAACGTACTGTCGAATGTTTGAATGAATCAATAATCCCAAGACTCACGGCCCAGCAACGTGATGATTTGCACAACAAGGTAGTATACACGGTTGGCCCTGCAACTGCCtcatttcttgagagaTGCGGGTTCAAAAACGTCAGAGGCGGAATTCACGCCGGGAACGGTGACATCCTCGCAGATTTGATAATAGCTGAGCTGAAAGGGGACGAAAGTTCAGACGTTTCGTGTTTGCCTGAAATTTTACTTCTTGTGGGGGAAACTCGAAGAGATATAATACCGAAAAAGCTGACGTCAGCTGGTATTAGTTCCCGGGAACTCGTTACTTACCAAACCAAAACTCTTGACGACAACTTTCGCCGTTTTGAACAATGTTACAGCCCACATTCTTGGGTTGTATTCTTCAGCCCACAAGGTGCTGGAGAGATTGTCGAATACTTACAAAGAAATCCCGTCAACGTGGCATGCATTGGTCCCACTACGGAGAAAAGCCTGTCGAAGAAAGGTCTCAATCCTACGGTGGTTAGCCAGAAACCGGAGCCACACTCTCTCTTAGAGTCCCTGGAATCTATATAAACGTTAACTTTCTAAAATCTATCAAGCTATTAAAATCGTTTCATGCATGTTCGAGTAATAAACTTCGGGAGCTTTCTTGCCATCCTCGGAAATTTCGACTCTTGGATATTTCAAATACCCTCTTCTCAGTGGGATCATATGGACTCTGTATTCGCTTTTACCGGgacaaagacaaaatcTCCTCTTCCCATTGATAATCCATTCACTGGAGTTGGATAATTCGAAAATGTagtttttttcttgtctaCTTTCGCTTGCCCAACAGCTACTAAGGTCATCGATTTGGATATCAACCGGGAGCAGTTGACCAACTTTGAGGTTCTGCTCGCACGTTGTTTCGGCTTTCAAATTAACCGAAAAAAATTTGGAGGGAGAAGGGAGGTGCACGCCAACTACAAGCTCTGAAGTTTCGAGATCTTTAGTATATTCCTTGATTTCGATATGCGAGAGTTGGAAGCCCTTataaagctcaaaaaggcACCGCGatgaagctttcaaaaagccctCGTCACGAACCCTGGTGACTAAAAGTTTTCTTATTGCCTCTACCGACTCTTTGGAGGAGACGAGTTTTATGATGTTATCGGACTCGAATAGATCATAGTCGTACGAGAGTGCACCAAGAACAGAGCTGTTCCAAACGTCTCGGTATAGCTCCATCTTTGAGGCAATATCTGGGTACCCTTGAATTAAGATGGCGCTTGTCACTAGGTGGTCTATTTGACCTTTTAATGTACTAAAGCGTACTTTTAATTGAAATGAGTCAACACTGTCAAACTTCGCACCATCTTGAGTTGCTATTttaaaaaagctcaagcttgTTTCATTGAGCCTGTTTCTAAGCAAAATAGGAGCTTCCGGTTCAAAGCCTCCGGTTACGGTGTACTTCTTTGGCTCGTAAGATTCAAGGCATGATTTGTAAAATAAAACTGGCTCAGTCGGAagggaagaagagatcaaaaacttgaagaagaagcaattTTCTCGTGCTATATCTTCCACAGATATACTCAAAGGAAGAGCACAGCTGACTTTTTCGACCTTTTTCTCGTAGAAATTGTGATTGGGGGAAGCGATGACATTGAAGGAGAGTTCTTGTTTCAACGTGAATTCATCAATAGGATGCAAGATAAAGTATTCCACATACGATGTATCAAAGCCCGTAACTGTGACAGATAGTTTCTTTCCATCAGCGCTAAAAGCGACAGGAGATTGCGCTTCGCCTTGAGGAGGAATAATAGTAAGCACCAATTTAAACTTTTCGGGTATATCGACATTGGAGTATTTCAGATGAATCGAGTTTTTTGTCAGCTCCAAGCGTTTGGAAGATAGAACTGCGACACCAAAGTTGTGCGAAGAAAGAGGTTTGACAAGCGAGATCGAAGCACAGGGGCCTGAAAACTCTTTACAAAAAATTGTGTTGCCAACTGTGCTTTCAGTGCTAATTATTTCGAAGTTTCCGAACGAAATTTCAGTAGCTTCTAGATAAACTTCGTTGTCTCCAGGGCGGATGACGGTGTCTATGAGCTTGAATTCGAGGAACTCGTCtaaatcatttttcaacaaaactctCATAATCGCTACCGACACATCTTGCGGCAGCTTTTGACTGGAAACTTTTACGCGTAGTGCATACACGTTAGGTCTTGCGATATGAAGCTCGTTTTCCACTTTAATCTCAAAGAGGTTATCAAGCGGGTACATCAAACTATCGCCACCCTCCCTGTTTATGCTGAGGAAGAGGTCCCACCAAAATGCCTTTCGCTCACCAGACTGTGTTGATGCTAGCAAATCCAGAATGGAGTTGCTTAAAACGGTCGCAACAGGGACATCTTCTTCACCCAAAGTGATAACATGCGTTTCGGGACACTTGATCAAACAGTCCACAAAGCATTCCAATAACTTAATAGCCAGTTCGTTCCAACAAGAATCCTTGTAGTATTCATGGCAAGACTGTAAAATATCAATTGCCTTTTGAtattcttttctttgatggtACAGCAaagcaacttcaacagAGTAAAGGTCAACAATTCGATATCTTTTTGAGTTACATTCGTTCAAAAGCGTTATAATGTTTTTggttctttcaaggaaaGATAATTGAAACACGTCTTCATTCTCAaatgagctcttcaaatcGTCTGAACTGCAGCTAACTTTGTTAGGAGGATAGATCCTGCCATTTAAGCGGAAGGAATGCTGGCCAAAAGCCATATCCAGCCAACAGTCTCTTTGAattatttcaaaatcagcCTGTATTTCACGAAAGGTAGTTGTcttttcaatatcaaaTATGCCGGCGTGGTTTAAGCTTTCCAGAAAAGAGTATTTAAATTGCGCTATCATTGGGGATTCATTAAATTCATTCTGAATGACCCACAGGAAAGACCTGACAAGCTGGTAAAGCCGCAAGTTTCTTGCTGTTTGTTGGTAGCTTTTCTGTATTAGTTCGCATTGTTTAATGAGAAAAAACCTGTTTAACTGGTAAATAGTGAGGTTTTCCTTGGCCAATTGAAAGGCAATTGAGTTTTTGCTAACGTCTGGTTCCATATGGCTGAATTGAAAAGGGACTTCGAGCTCTCCCTTGCTGAGTTTGGGACCTAACTGAGTGAAAAGTGTATGTCTCAAGCTCTCTAGCTCTTTTGAGGCTTCGTCATTCAAGTgaaaagccaaaaataAGTTCAGAAtactttcttgaagagacGCGAGTTCCATCGTATTTCCTTCCGGCACTTTCCGCAATTTTGTTTCCAGATATCCAAGCCGCTGCTGGAAAACCTCCATGGTGTATTTTCTGAGCTGATTGACTGTACTGTTCCAAAAATtcgttttctctttctcagACTTGTAAATAGATTTGACCTCAATCGCAGTCAAGAAGGGAAAGTCCTTGCTAAACTTGTCATAAAATGAAACTGTCTTAAAAAGATTGGTCTCGGATATGTCCGAGTTTGAGTGAAGAAGGACAATCCTTTTGGCAGGAGCTTCAGAAACGTTTGACCCAGCATCTTTATTGCTCCCTGGGGGCGGCAACCATTGTCGAATGAGTGGCCGCACTTTTGCCCTGTAATCATCAATCGAGGTACATATAATTACCAGGAACATTATGAGAGGCTCTGAGCCGCATTTTTTCATGCTCTCATCAGTTTCTGGTATAATTTCGATTGGGAGATGAGCTATGGTTCTTAAATTTTGATTAGAAGGTTTCCAGTGCAAATTTCTGAAGGGCAACCTATCTTCTAGTTCGCTTTGTATGCTACCGAAGGCATTGAATGGGTCGAAGTAACTAAAGCACACCGGATTCGTCAGATGCTTATCGGACATGTCTTTATAGCAATTACTTCACCGACCGTTATGTTAAAGGTTTTCTTCCACCAATTATTATTTTGGATGTGGGATAATTTAGATCAAATGTTAATGCTATGAATTCAGAGTCTAAAGCTTGAAATAGACCCAAACACAATGAACAACCACAACCGGAGTGACAATAATAACTATTCCCGGCCCCATTCCTCAAGGAGGAGCTTGGTTCGTTACAATTCCGCTCTCAGAAGGAGGGAGGCTGGCAAGGGACATCAGCCGTTCAAAGAATTGCGAAGAATAGAAAAAAGGGTCTGTAAACCATTAAGCTCGTCTAGCACGCATTGGGATTCTAAGCACAATGAAAGTAGCTCCGAAACCCTTTCTTGGGCACAATCCTTCATAAACAGGGGTAGAAATTTATTGAAGTCAATgaatgaagaggagcttAAGTTCGAGAAGAGTATTGAAGAGCAGAGAAAAAGATCACAAGTTCGCGAAAAATACGTCAACTCGCTTTTAAAAGAGTCAGATGAGGCCAAATCTGCAAGTCTGGAGCCCAGCAATAGCCGGGACGAATCTGAGCGGTATGGCACGGATACATCGTTCAAGAATTACGAGGACACGCTAAACAACAGTTTGGCTTTCACTGATAAGGCTAATTCATCAGCAGTTTCGAGTTTGAGTTCTCAGTCCAGGGAGAGCTCAGGTTCAGCTCTTTCAGCATCTCAACCCGATAACGGCATTGCAAGTGAGAGGCAAAACGACGCCCGGATTACTGAGGATGATAACGTAGTAATAATGCTTAGCGACAAGGAGAGTGAGTACTCCGATCCATCTTCTGCGGGGTCGAGACAATATGATGGCCCTGAGGACGCTGAAGACGCGGTACAATACCCTAAGGAAGCAAGAGACGACTTAGAGGATGATAACAACAGCTTTGGTGGAACACAAGGTTCAAGTGGAGTCGAGGTAACAGTAGATTTAACcagtgaagaagaaaacctGGACCAAGACGAAAATGTGAGCGGATATGAGgatgaaaacgaaattgaagatgaagatgagaatCAGGATCAGGATCAGGATCAgaatgaagatgaagatgaaaatgaaaacgagaaagaagaggaagagaaagagaaaaaggaAAACGGGGGcgaagatgatgatgaagaagttgacgaattcgaaattgaagaagttacTGGAAATGAGACTGAAAACGAAAATGGAGAGTTCTCTGACCCTAAATCAACTGGAGGCTTTATGCAAGCAGAAAGGATTGAGACAGAAGATGCGGACATGGTTCAAGACGAGTACGAAGAAAGAAATCAATACAGAACGaatgatgaaaatgacCTAAAAAACACTGATAGCGATTTTGATACAGACAACgatcaagaaggacatCAATCTACCGATTTTGGTGATCAAGACAACCACGAAATACCTGTATTAAGCGCGACACTACCGGAAGACGATGAGGTGAATGAGGCCTACAGCTATGAGGATATCGCATGTCGTGCCATAAACCAAGTTGGTAGGAAGCAAGAGGCAGAAGCCGAGTCTTCCCTTTCAATTGGTGTCAGCAATGGACTAGGGCCACACTCATATCACGAGTTGGAGGATATTAGTGATCCGAATTGTGCACCCCAGAACGACCAAGTTCGTAGTAGCGCGTCCAGAGAGAATGCTGATAGCAAACCTGGAGCTATAGCGAACGAATACGTTCTTGAGAATTTGGATGGCGAAAAAGCTCGCCTCCACGAAGATCAAGGAGTTGATTCAACAGTGATGATTTCagatgatgaaaacatTAGTGAGAGTTTGCACCTCGAACAAGAAGGGAAAAATGGAACGTCGAATGTcgattttgttgaacacCCATTTCATCTGCGTACTACCGACGCTGGCGAACAATCTTCGTTCATAAACGATTCAGCGTACTTCTCGTGTAATACCGAGAATTTTGATATAAAAGCTACGGACATCTTGAAAGGACAAAATCAGAAGCCTGACAATTATGGTAGTGAAAGCAACACCCCAAAATCTGGAAGATACGCTTTAGTATATTTGGATTCATACTATAACAGTTCAGACGAGAATGAAAGTGCATCCAAAATAAACGAAACTgccattgaaaaatacATTTCTCCGTTTGATACTGATCCATTCCAGCGAGATGAACCTGAAATTGAAATCCAAAGtctcaaaaaagtcatgACAGCCCTTGAAGTGGCCCCATCCTCCCAAGTCATAATGGCCTCGAATGGAAGCCCTTCAGTCGCTCAAGAAATGGCCCAAGAGGCTGATGAAAATTCGGTTGGACCGTGCGTGGTGCAGGCGAGCACAGATAACAAGGAAACCGATGTGCAAGGTTTCAGGGAAGCTGAAATGCACCTAGACAATATTAATATCAGTGAAATATCGAATATTAGGGACAACGACTCTGCGAAAAATGACAACGACAATGAAAACGACCTAAATGAATCTAGTAAGGGAATGCCTGCAAGCAATGAGCCAAGAAACAGCTGtattgaagaaactttAAAAGCACCGGAACCTGTATCAGATCTCAAGGAGGCTGATGAAATCCTGAGTCCTGTAGGCGCATCTGATAAAGTGCGCGCTGCCTTTGAAGGAGACGCTCCGTTGCAGTCCCCTAGCCCAGTTTTTATTAAAAGTGCTAAAGTTCTCGAAGAGCGGTTTGAAGCTATTGATTCGAGACAATTTCGTGAACAAGGTGCTTCACCTGGCGATGAGaaagagctcgaggagTATGTCACGTCATTTCTCGAAGATCCTTCTGAACAGGAGAAATCAATCgcagagaaagaaaagcacGTTGTTTCAGAATTTCACGAAAGTTTCCTTGTGGAGGAAATGGACAATTacagagaagcttctgTTTGCGGAGCAATTGTAACAGAGCCAGTAGTGTCTTGTCCAGAAAGTGATGAGGAGCTGCCGACCTTTTTCTCGGCAATTGCCAATCTAACCCAAGAGGAGGAATATAGCAGCGTTGAAGTCACAATCCAACAGAGTAGTGGCAGTGACAGGCATTTGGCTAGCAGCGCGAGCCCTGATTCCTTGCAAAAAGCTAgcagttttgttgaagaaagcacaaaaaGCGAAACCTCAACTGGCTCATCGCAAAGTTTCGATTCTCCCTTTAAAAGACGCTATTCAGAAAGCTTTACTGACACACCACAAAATGATAGAAACAAGCGCACCAAATTTTCTTTTAcagatttcttcaaaggaGGGGCTTTAGAAAACAGAGAATCACAGCGGAAACAAAGGCTTCTCCCAAACTTTGGCGATCAatggaaaacattgaaTTTTGTACCTCGGCTTTCACTTTGGAGGGCCCATGACGGAGGAAAAGCAAATATACTCTCAAAACCTCATGATCTTTATACAAATGTCAAATCATCCCTTCTGGGCGTTGCAGCTAAAGCCAAGGACAGAGCTGCATCTAATATCCGACACAACATCAGACGTTTAGAAGTTCCGGATATTGTGTATGATGCTGACATAAGCACAGATACCGACTCCCAACAGTCAAACCCTGAATCCGAGCAAACTGGGTCGGGAAATGCTAAGGAGAGGGAATCTTATGACTGGGGTGATTCTGAAGAACTTAGAGGTCCAGAGCTTTCTGACAGCGGCCCTCAGAATGTGGTTGATGAgtcgaaaatttttataaGTGCCAATGCGCCAGTATCATTTCTGAACCTCTCTCCGGCTAGTAGCTCTGATTCTGAATATGAGCATCATGTGGGAAAAACTACCACCTGTGGCCACAAAACGGATACCAACGCAGGTCTTGTTGTTAGCGGCTCGATTGGGAGTGAcgacaacaaaaaagaagaaaaagtggAGGGCTCTGCGTCTCTAATAGGCTGGATGGCCTCCGGTAGTAGTTCTGTCTCAGGGAACCCCGCGTCTTCGTCACAAAGCTCTGATTCTACGTCCGCAGGAGATGTTTATTCAGCCACTCGATTACCTGGTAAGGCTACAACGTCGGGCGGCCCCCCttccaacaacagcaaTTTGCGGAAATCACTAGATGATATCTTCTCTACAGCAAGCGTCGAAAATATTGCACCAACTTTCGGAGACTTTTCAAGAGTGGATTCACGTCCAGAATTCACAATCAGTAATTCCAGCCCATCCGCAGATACTGattctttgagttcttATTCAGACACAGACACTGAGAGCACTATATCGCCAAGTGACGACAgtgacgacgaagatgacgaagaggaaaagagcGCCAAACTTAACAAAGCATTCTATTCCTTATCCAGGCGCAAACTGCGTTCTCGTCCGAGTAGGAAAGGACGACAGTCCCGTATATAGCCGTTGCCTTCGAAATAATGATATTTTAGAGCTTCTGTTAGCTAGTCATGTCAGTGACTTGTAGAAAATTTAGTGAGCCACTTTTTTACTCTCGATCTGAGAGTGCGATCTTGaaatgaaagcttgaaatttgaatTATTATTAAACGAGAAGCATCTCCATCTGCTGAAAAGTACCAAACTCATTCAATTCCCCGGATTTTGTGATAAAGGGCTTAAAAATGGTAAACAGAGCATTTAGCGCACCTGGAAAAGCATTGCTTGTTGGCGGGTACCTTGTATTGGACCCCCAATATCGGTCCTACGTGGTAGCATTGTCATCGCGTATGCATGCTGTGGTATCTCAAGCTGCGCCGTGCGatgaaaaaagctttaaaGTTActatcaaaagctctcAGTTCAATAGTGACGAATGGAATTACATGATTGCGGGTGAAGCGCCGTTTGAAGTTCGGGAGCTCGATGGGCGTAAAAACCCctttgctgaaaaagttgtcGAAGTTATAATGAACTACTGCCAACCTTCTCCTACTGAAACGGGGGACATATTGGTTGAAGTATACTCAGACCCTGGCTACCACTCAGTCGGCACCAGTATGCTCAAGCGAAACAGCTACAAGGAATTCCGTTTTCACGACGAAACAATTACAAAAGTCCCAAAGACAGGGCTTGGTTCCTCAGCTGGGTTAGTAACCGTCCTAGTTTCAGCCCTTTTATCAATTTTCAAGCCAAGTCTTAATGTCAGGGCTGAGAAGGATTTGGTCACAATACATAACCTATCACAAGTTGCCCATTGCCAGGCTCAAGGGAAAGTCGGTAGTGGGTTTGATGTTGCGGCAGCAGTTTTCGGATCTATTATGTACCAGAGATTTGACCCAGAGCTAATCAACAATCTTCCAGCGGCCAATTCAATACATTACGCGCAAGCCCTTCGGAAACTAGTTGATGAGACAGATTGGAAATTTGAACACGAGAACATTACGCTTCCACCTGGGTTTCGTCTAATCATGGGAGACGTCAACAATGGTTCTGAGACCACCAAGCTTGTCGCAAAAGTGAAAGCGTGGTACGATTTGAACTACCCTCGAAGCCTCGATATATATCAAAAAATCAACGAGGGAAATGTGAGCTTTATTGAAGGAATTGGCAAGCTtgcaagtttttcaaaagaatctCCCTCAGAATACAACTGTATGCTTCAATCTCTAAACTCTGGTGCCGATTTTGAAACCT
This is a stretch of genomic DNA from Lachancea thermotolerans CBS 6340 chromosome D complete sequence. It encodes these proteins:
- the HEM4 gene encoding uroporphyrinogen-III synthase HEM4 (similar to uniprot|P06174 Saccharomyces cerevisiae YOR278W HEM4 Uroporphyrinogen III synthase catalyzes the conversion of hydroxymethylbilane to uroporphyrinogen III the fourth step in the heme biosynthetic pathway); translation: MGGTAKVLLLKNKTCPIDPYQTIFEENGFTPVFVPLIEHKHLPHECLALFQDDNYLRQLRHIVISSQRTVECLNESIIPRLTAQQRDDLHNKVVYTVGPATASFLERCGFKNVRGGIHAGNGDILADLIIAELKGDESSDVSCLPEILLLVGETRRDIIPKKLTSAGISSRELVTYQTKTLDDNFRRFEQCYSPHSWVVFFSPQGAGEIVEYLQRNPVNVACIGPTTEKSLSKKGLNPTVVSQKPEPHSLLESLESI
- the GUA1 gene encoding GMP synthase (glutamine-hydrolyzing) (highly similar to uniprot|P38625 Saccharomyces cerevisiae YMR217W GUA1 GMP synthase an enzyme that catalyzes the second step in the biosynthesis of GMP from inosine 5'-phosphate (IMP) transcription is not subject to regulation by guanine but is negatively regulated by nutrient starvation) is translated as MSDVEQVSSVFDTILVLDFGSQYSHLITRRLREFNVYAEMLPCTQKISELGWKPKGVILSGGPYSVYAEDAPHVDMDVFKLDVPILGICYGMQELAWINGKQVARGEKREYGPATLKVEDASSPLFEGMDHSRVWMSHGDKLHGLPTGYKVIATSDNSPFCGITHEEKPIFGIQFHPEVTHSTQGKTLLKNFAVNICKANQNWTMENFIDTEIKRIRELVGPTAEVIGAVSGGVDSTVAAKLMTEAIGERFHAILVDNGVLRLNEAANVKKTLGEGLKINLTVVDAADEFLDKLKGVTDPEKKRKIIGNTFIHVFEREAAKIQPKSGEEIEFLLQGTLYPDVIESISFKGPSQTIKTHHNVGGLLEDMKLKLIEPLRELFKDEVRHLGELLGISHELVWRHPFPGPGIAIRVLGEVTREQVEIARKADFIYIEEIRKAGLYNKISQAFACLLPVKSVGVMGDQRTYEQVIALRAIETTDFMTADWFPFEHDFLKRVASRIVNEVDGVARVTYDITSKPPATVEWE
- a CDS encoding KLTH0D12562p (conserved hypothetical protein), translating into MTQTHAKTHDADLLHRIPYPPSTIAPARKATRATRTQLNEPRATRRAPPAAKRPPHQSVSIAASPIASCQSAHFSKCRKWPATRLRLCFPEPLESEAPDLTATSISVIHQELPTFIGTQPGAHSSAL